The following proteins are encoded in a genomic region of Corylus avellana chromosome ca4, CavTom2PMs-1.0:
- the LOC132179676 gene encoding uncharacterized protein LOC132179676: MANLSFFLSSLLVLAALHGTYAVDYIVTNRAETSPGGVRFNNELGVDYTKETMASATNFIWNLFQQSNEADRKSVERVSLFVDDMDGIAYTSNNKIHVGANYIGNITADIKWDFNGVLYHEMVHIWQWNGNNQAPGGLIEGVADFVRLKADYVPSGWVQPGGGDRWDEGYSVTARFLDYCNGLKDGFVAELNKKMRDGYTDNYFVELLGKTVDQLWSDYKAQYGN, from the coding sequence ATGGCAAACCTCAGTTTCTTCCTCTCCTCTCTTCTAGTCCTAGCAGCCCTGCATGGCACCTACGCAGTTGATTACATTGTCACGAACCGGGCGGAAACAAGCCCAGGCGGTGTCCGCTTCAATAATGAGCTGGGCGTCGACTACACTAAGGAAACGATGGCGTCCGCCACCAACTTCATCTGGAACCTCTTTCAACAAAGCAACGAGGCGGACAGAAAGAGCGTCGAGCGCGTGAGCCTCTTCGTCGATGACATGGACGGAATCGCGTACACTAGCAACAACAAAATTCACGTCGGTGCCAACTATATCGGAAACATAACGGCGGATATCAAGTGGGACTTCAATGGGGTCCTTTACCATGAAATGGTACACATATGGCAATGGAATGGTAACAATCAAGCTCCCGGAGGATTGATTGAAGGAGTTGCTGATTTTGTGAGGTTGAAGGCTGATTACGTGCCTTCTGGCTGGGTGCAGCCTGGGGGCGGGGATCGGTGGGACGAGGGCTACTCGGTGACGGCGCGGTTTCTAGACTACTGCAATGGTCTCAAGGATGGGTTTGTGGCAGAACTCAACAAAAAGATGAGAGATGGTTACACTGACAACTACTTCGTGGAGCTGCTAGGGAAGACAGTTGATCAGCTTTGGAGTGACTACAAGGCTCAATATGGAAATTAA
- the LOC132179324 gene encoding uncharacterized protein LOC132179324, which translates to MAHHIMFSLSFLLTLAAIEGINAVDYVVTNTAGTTPGGVRFNNVIGSDYSRQTLISATDFIWKTFQQNNAADRKNVQKVSLFIDDRDGVAFTSNNEIHVSARYINSYSGDVKREITGVLYHEMTHVWQWNGNGLAPGGLIEGIADFVRLKAGYAPSHWVQPGKGDKWDQGYDVTARFLDYCNSLRNGFVAELNKKMRTGYNANFFVQLLGKSVDQLWRDYKAKYGN; encoded by the coding sequence ATGGCTCACCACATTATgttttccctctcttttctaCTAACCCTAGCAGCCATTGAAGGCATTAATGCAGTTGACTACGTAGTCACCAACACCGCCGGCACCACTCCCGGTGGAGTTCGCTTTAACAACGTTATTGGATCTGACTACAGTAGGCAAACCTTGATTTCCGCCACGGATTTCATATGGAAGACCTTTCAGCAAAACAATGCCGCCGACagaaagaatgtgcagaaagtGAGCTTGTTTATCGATGACAGGGATGGAGTTGCATTTACTAGCAACAACGAGATCCACGTCAGCGCGAGATACATCAACAGTTATTCGGGTGATGTGAAAAGAGAAATCACCGGCGTGCTTTACCATGAAATGACACATGTTTGGCAGTGGAATGGTAATGGGTTGGCTCCTGGAGGATTGATCGAAGGAATTGCTGATTTTGTGAGGTTGAAGGCAGGATATGCGCCAAGCCACTGGGTGCAGCCTGGGAAAGGTGATAAATGGGACCAGGGATACGATGTTACAGCTCGGTTTCTAGACTATTGCAATAGTCTTAGAAATGGGTTCGTGGCTGAGTTGAACAAGAAAATGAGGACTGGTTATAATGCTAACTTTTTTGTTCAACTACTTGGAAAATCTGTTGATCAGCTCTGGAGGGACTACAAAGCCAAGTATGGAAATTAG
- the LOC132177253 gene encoding uncharacterized protein LOC132177253: protein MAHRMMFFLSFLVTLAAIEGIHAVDYVVTNTARNTSGGIRFDKDIGCVYGKETLISATEFIWRLFREDDCADRKNVQKVSLFIDDMDGVAYASNNEIHVSARYINGYSGDLKREFTGVIYHETTHIWQWDGKGLTPGELIEGIADFVRLKAGYAPSHWVQAGKGDKWDRGYDVTARFLDYCNSLRNGFVADLNKKSKSSYNSTFFVELLGKSVDQLWSDYKAKYGNI from the coding sequence ATGGCTCACCGCATGATGtttttcctctctttccttGTAACCCTAGCAGCCATTGAAGGCATTCATGCAGTTGACTACGTAGTCACCAACACCGCCAGGAACACTTCTGGCGGGATTCGCTTCGACAAAGATATTGGATGCGTATACGGTAAGGAAACATTGATTTCTGCCACGGAATTCATATGGAGGCTTTTCCGAGAAGATGATTGTGCGGACagaaagaatgtgcagaaagtGAGTTTGTTTATCGACGACATGGATGGAGTTGCATATGCTAGCAACAACGAGATCCATGTTAGCGCAAGATATATCAATGGCTACTCGGGGGATTTGAAAAGGGAATTCACAGGGGTTATTTACCATGAAACGACACATATTTGGCAGTGGGATGGAAAAGGGTTGACTCCTGGAGAATTGATTGAAGGAATTGCTGATTTCGTGAGGTTGAAGGCAGGGTATGCCCCTAGCCACTGGGTGCAGGCTGGGAAAGGTGATAAATGGGACCGTGGCTACGATGTTACGGCTCGGTTTTTGGACTATTGCAATAGTCTTAGAAATGGGTTCGTGGCTGATTTGAATAAGAAGTCGAAGAGTTCTTATAATTCTACTTTTTTTGTTGAGTTGCTCGGGAAGTCTGTTGATCAGCTTTGGAGTGACTACAAAGCAAAGTATGGGAATATTTAA